ATCGTCTTCCTGCACATCCTGCCCAACCTGATCTCGCCGATCCTGGTGCAGGCCACCTTCATCTTCGCCTACGCCATCCTGACCGAGGCGGCCTTGTCGTTCCTCGGCGTCGGCGTGCCGCCGACCACGCCGACCTGGGGCAACATGATCGCCGGCGCCCAGCAATATTTCCAGCAGGCCGACTGGCTGATCCTGTTCCCCGGCTGCGCCATCGTCCTGACCGTGCTGTCGTTGCAGATCGTCGGCGACGGGCTGCGCGACGCGCTCGACCCCCGGCTCCAGAAGGCGAAATGAGATGAGCGCCTCCCTCCTCATCAAGGGCGCCCGCGTCATCGACGGCACCGGCGCCCCCTGGTTCCCGGCCGATGTGCTGGTGGAGCGCGGGCGCATCGCCGCCATCGGCCCGATGCTCGACGCGCCCGACGCCGAACCGCTGGAAGCCCAAGGCCGCTTCCTCGCCCCCGGCTTCATCGACGCCCATTGCCATGACGACCTGATCCAGCTGCGCCAGCCCGGCCGGCCGGAGAAGGTGGCGCAGGGCGTCACCACCGTGGTGGTCGGCAACTGCTCCTTCGGACTCTACCCGCGGAGCCCCGACAGCGCCGGCCCCTTGCGCGAGCATTTCGGCAACCTGCTGGGCACGGTGTCGGACCAGGAGAGCTTCGCCGACTTCACCGCCTACCGCGCCGCCCTCGACGGGCGTGGCACCGCCATCAACCTCGTCTCGCTGGTCGGCCACGCGGCACTCCGCCTCGCCGTCATGGGCTGGGAAAACCGCGCCGCCACGGCGCAGGAGCGCGAGGCGATGGCGGCATTGCTGGCCGAGCAGTTGCGCCAGGGCGCGCACGGCCTGTCGCTCGGCCTGGTCTATCCGCCCAGCGCCTGGGCCGACCGCGCCGAGCTGGTGCGGCTGGCCGAGGTGGTGGCGGCGCATGGCGCGCTGCTGACCGCCCATGTCCGCTCCTACGAGGGCGGGCTGATCGCCTCGGTCGACGAGTTCCTCGACCTGCTGAAGGCCGGCGGGGCGAGCGGCCTGCTCTCCCACCTGCAAGCCGCCGGACGGCCCTATTGGGGAAGCCTGCCGCGGGCGGTGGAGCGGCTGGAGATCGCGCGGCGGGACGGCACCGACGTCAGCTTCGACATGTACCCCTACCCGGCCGGCTCCAGCACCATCCTGCAACTGCTGCCGCCCTCGGCGCTGGCGGGCGGGGTAGAGGCCCTGCTGGCGCGCATGGCCGATGCCGACGGGCTGGCGGCTCTGCGCCGCGCGGTGGAGGACGGCGAGGCGCCGGGTGACGCCGGCTGGGAATCCAAGATCCGCCTGATCGGCTGGGAGAATGTCCGCATCGGCGGCGTCGGCGAGCCGGACCTGCGCACCCTGGAAGGGCTGTCGCTGGCCGAGATCGCCGAGGTCGCGACGGAGCAGCCCTTCGACACGCTGGTCCGGCTGGTCCGCGCCGACCGTGGCCGCACCAACATCGTCATGTTCCAGCTGGACGGGGCCGATCTGGAAACCGCGCTGTCGCACCCGCTGCACATGCTGGGATCCGACGGGCTGCCGCGCGAGACCGGCAAGCCGCATCCCCGCGCCTTCGGCAGCTTCCCGCGCTATCTCGCCCGTGCCCTGAACGGCGAGGGCAGGCTCGGGCTGGAGGATGCCGTGCGACACATGACCGCCGTCCCGGCCCAGCGCTTCGGCCTGTCCGAGCGCGGGCTGGTCCGGCCGGGGATGGTGGCCGACCTGACCCTGTTCACCGCCGACGTCGCCGACCGCGCGACCTTCCAGAGCCCGACCCTGCCGCCGCACGGCATCACCGACGTGCTGGTCGCCGGACAGCCCGTCCTGCGCGGCGGCGAACATACCGGGGCGCGGCCGGGCAGGACCCTGACCCGCAACCGACCCGTCCGGAACAACCCTTTCCAATCAGCGAGGACCGAATGACCAACCGCAAGCCGATTTTCGCCGAAAAGGCGGTGAAGCCCGCCGGCCAGTACAGCCATGCCATCGTCGCGAACGGCTTCGTCCATGTGTCGGGCCAGGGGCCGCACCATCCGGAAACCGGCGCCCTGCCCGAGGATTTCGCCGGCGAGGTGCGCCAGACCCTGCGCAACCTCGAGATCATCCTGAAGGCCGCCGGCACCGACCTCGCCCATGTGGTGAAGGTCAACAGCTATCTCAGCGACCTCGGCCGCTTCCAGGAATACAACGCCATCTATGCGGAGTTCTTCCCGACCGAGCCGCCGGCCCGCACCACCATCGGCTGTCAGCTGAACAACATCCAGGTCGAAATCGACTGCGTCGCGGTGCTGCCGGCGGCGTAAGATCGCGGTCCCATGGCCGGTCCCGCCCCTCACGGCCGGGGTCGGCCCCTTTCCCACATCTGCGTTCCGGAGCGGTTCCATGCGCGTCGACGAACTCGACACCCCCGTCCCCGTCATCGACCTCGATAGGGTCGAGCATAACCTGACCAAGATGCAGGCCTACTGCGACCGGCACGGGTTGGCGCTGCGCCCGCACATCAAGACCCACAAGCTGCCGCAATTCGCCCGCCGCCAGATCGAGCTGGGCGCCGTCGGCATCACCTGCCAGAAGATCAGCGAGGCGATGGTGATGGCCGACGCCGGCTGCACCGACATCCTGCTGACCTACCCCATCGTCGGCGCCGGCAAGGTGGCGCCGCTGGCCGAGCTGGCCGGCAAGACCAAACTGACGGTGGCGCTCGACAACGCCGTCGCCCTCGACACCGTGGCCGCCGCCGCCACGCGGGCCGGCGTCGAGATCGGCATCCTGGTGGAGTTCGACAGCGGCGACGGCCGCTGCGGCGTGCAGACCGCCGACGAGGTGCTGACGCTGGCCCGCCGCGCCGCCGGCAACGGGCTGACCCGCTTCCGCGGCCTGATGACCTACCCGCGCGGCCCCCGCACCGTGCCCTTCATCGCCGAGGCGCGCAGCCTGCTCGACGGCGCCGGCATCGCGGTGGAGACAGTGTCGGTCGGCGGCACCCCCGGTTGCTGGGACACCCACGAGCTGCCGGGCGTGACCGAGCTGCGCGTCGGCACCTACATCTATCACGACCGCGCCACCGTCGGCGCCGGGGTGGCGACGCTGGACGAATGCGCCGTGCATGTCCGGGCCACCGTGGTCAGCCGCCCGACCCCCGACCGCGCCGTTCTTGATTGCGGCAGCAAGACGCTGTCGAGCGACCGCGTCGCCCCGTCGGTGGGGGAAGGCTACGGCCTGATCCTCGATTACCCCGACGCGGTGATCGTCCGCGTCAACGAGGAGCATGCAGTGGTGGATCTGAGCCACTGCGCGACGAAGCCGGAGATCGGCGACCGCGTCCGCATCCTGCCCAACCATGTCTGCGTGGTGACCAACCTGCATGACCGCATGGTGGTCAGCCGCGACGGCGAGGTCGTCGGCAACTGGCCGGTTCCGGCGCGCGGCTGCACCCGCTGACATCAAATCCAGGATCCCGTCATGGACGCTGACCTCACGCTCGACATCCGCAACCTGCGAACCCACTTCACCGCCGATCCCGGCGTGTCGAAGGCGGTGGACGGCGTCTCCTTCGCCGTGCGCCGCAACGAGACGCTGGCGGTCGTCGGCGAATCCGGCAGCGGCAAGTCGGTGACCAGCCTGTCGGCGATGCGGCTGATCCCCTCGCCGCCGGGCATCATCGCCGGCGGCGAGATCCTGTTCCGCGGCCGTGACGGGCGGGTGCGCGACCTCGCCCGCCTCGGCGAGCGCGCCATGCGCGGCGTGCGCGGCAACGAGATCGGCATGATCTTCCAGGAGCCGATGACCTCGCTGAACCCGGTCTACACCGTCGGCGACCAGATCGGCGAGGCGCTGCGCCACCACCGGGGCCTCGACCGCCGGGCGGCGCGGGCGGAGGCGCTGGCCATGCTGCGGAAGGTCGGCATCCCGGCGGCGGAGCGGCGGCTGGACGAATATCCGCACCAGATGTCGGGCGGCATGCGTCAGCGCGTGATGATCGCCATGGCGCTGGCCTGCCGCCCGACCCTGCTGATCGCCGACGAGCCGACCACCGCGCTCGACGTCACCATCCAGGCGCAGATCCTCGATTTGATGCGGCGTTTGCAGGAGGAGACCGGCACCTCGATCCTGTTCATCACCCATAATCTGGGGGTGGTGGCGGAGGTGGCGCACCGGGTGGTGGTGATGTATGCCGGCCGCATCGTCGAGGAGGGCGACGTCCGCTCCCTGCTGAAATCGCCCCGGCACCCCTACACCCGCGGGCTGCTGGCCTGCATGCCGCATCCGGGCCAGCGCCGCGGCGACGGCGGCCGGCTGCACGCCATCCCCGGCAGCGTGCCGAGCCCGATGAACCGCCCGCCCGGTTGCAGCTTCGCCCCGCGCTGCGGGCTGGCCGAACCGGCCTGCACCGCCGCCGAACCCGTTCTGGAACCGGTCGGCCCCGGCCATGCCGTGCGCTGCCGCCGCTGGAGAGACGTGCAATGAGCAGCGATGTCGTCACCGATGCCGTGACCGGACAGCCCCTGTTGAGCGTCCGCAATCTGGAGAAGCGCTTTCCGGTGCGCGGCGGGCTGCTGCAACGGCCGGTCGGCTGGGTGAAGGCGGTGGACGATCTGTCCTTCGACCTGAACCGCGGCGAGGTGCTGGGGCTGGTCGGCGAATCCGGGTCGGGCAAGACCACCGCCGGGCGCGGCATCCTGCGGCTGATCGAGCCGACCGCCGGCTCCATCCGTTTCGACGGCCGGGAGATCACCGGCCTGGACAAGGCGGGGATGCGGGCTCTGCGCCGCCGCATGCAGATCGTCTTCCAGGACCCCTATGCCAGCCTCGACCCGCGCCAGCGCGTGCGCGAGGTGATCGGCGAGGCCTTGACGATCCACGGCATCGGCACCCGCGCCGACCGCCGCGACCGCGTGGCCGCCCTGCTGGAGAAGGTGGGCCTGGGCGCCGACGCCATGGACCGTTTCCCGCATGAATTCTCCGGCGGCCAGCGCCAGCGCATCGGCATCGCCCGCGCGCTCGCGGTGGAACCCGACTTCATCGTCGCCGACGAGCCGGTGTCGGCGCTCGACGTCTCGGTCCAGGCCCAGGTGGTCAATCTGCTGGGCGATTTGCAGCGCGAGCTGGGGCTGGCGGTGCTGTTCATCGCCCATGACCTGGCGGTGGTGCGTTACATCAGCGACCGGGTGGCGGTGATGTATCTCGGCCGCCTGATGGAGATCGCGCCGAGCGACACGCTCTATGAGCGCCCGCGCCACCCCTACAGCATGGCCCTGCTGTCGGCCGCCCCCGCCCCGGACCCCGACGCGCCGAAGAGGCGCCTGCTGCTGGAGGGCGACCTGCCGAGCCCGATGAACCCGCCATCCGGCTGCGTCTTCCGGACGCGGTGCCCGTTCGCGCTGCCCGCCTGCGCCGAACCGGAAGCCCGGACGCTGCGTGAGGTGGCGCCGGGGCATTCGGTGGCGTGTGTTCGGGATGATGTGGGGGTGGGGTGAGGGGGCCTATTGTGCCGGAGGCGAGCTTACCCGCGCCTATAGAAACAATGTATAAAAACATAATTTCATATAATCTTTAGTCTCTTTGCGATAGATTTATAGTAACAATCTTTGAAAACAAGGTAATTTTTAGTTTTTAGAACAGTTATCTGGTGGCTAGTTGCTGACATATTGCGGAGCGCAGAAAGTAAACAAAGAAATTTAGCGTGAGTTATACCGGTACCACGCGTCGTATTTGGAGATTTCAACGCATCAAACATATGGTTAAATACATCTTTTTCTTTTAAGAGGCTGGCATGAAATTTATACACCTCGCGAACTCCAGGGTTGAATGTCCTACCGAGCAATTCCTTGAAAGCCGTTTCCTCTGCTGAATTTTGGAACAAAGGATAGAATGAGGCCACCAATCTTCCAAGCCTTTGATGTGGAACCCAAAAAAATTCAGTATCTCTCAAGGTCATTAAGAGCTCATCTGTGGTCCCATACTTTGATTGCAACCAAAGCTTCGAGTATAGCCCAAAATATTGCTTTTGGTCGTTGCTTTCTATAATATCCTTAATATACAGGTGACAACGCTTGCTTTCAACAAGCGTCTCTACCAAATTATTTGCCATAGAAACCATTGCCGCATCATCAACTAGTAGACCTGACGAGGCAGAACGCGCTAGAATTTTAGCAATAGAAGGCGTAAGTGGTCGACTCCTGATTAAGCCATAGACGCTGTCACGAACTGAAGGCCTTAACTTAATTAAACTCTCAAGCATCTCTGGCTTTATTTTTGCATCAGTTTGAGAAGCCAATCCTAACCAGCGCTTAAGGATTTTCTCTCCATTTCCATTATCGAATAATTTGTTTCTAATGCCTCTACTTATTCGAAGCTCAACCACACGCCTATGTCGGGCAAGCGATAACCCGCTTTTTATACGATGCTTTACACTCGATTTAAAGCTATCTATACGGGCATTTTCAAGCACACGAAAATGTTTAATCGCCTCATCTCTGGTCAATATAGTTGTCTTCCCACTATTCAAGCGTATCTGCTTCGTCTGCAAAACAAGGTCAACTGATCTCAGCACCTTCTTTGCTTCCACGATACTATCCACGCCTATATCAATATCATCCATGAAGCGGACAAAATCTATGGCTGGGTCACTCGCAAGAAATGAGTCGAGTTCGTAAAGAAAGCAATGAGCCAGTAGACGCGGAGCATCTAAATTAATTTGCGGGAGCCCAATCTCAATCCTAGGCGTATAGTCAGGCTGCCACAGAAGATCACTCAAAACATATATCAGCATATCTATTATGCATTCTTCAACTCCGCTTATAGAAGAAATGGCATTACGAAGATGAACATATGAAATGCTATCGTAGTAATTTGCGATATCTGTTACAACAACGAAGTTCCTTGTTTTTGAGAAATTGAACAGTGCCTTTTGAAAATTAAGCCATGCAGAGAAGGATCCATAACCTGTTTGATCAGAAGAGAATTTGTGGTCTTTTGGCTCAAAGAACGATTTTTTTGTTGGCGCTCTTCCTTTAATTTCGCTATAGAGCGCGTCAGAAAGACATTGAAGAACAATTGCATCTTGAACAGCTGGGATAACAAGCTGGCGACACAGTCCTTTACTTTTTTCCAGCAGAATTCTCTGCGCCTTCTGAGGAAGATAATCTCCAGAAAGTATGATTTGGGATAATTTTTTGCTCTCCAATTTTCGCCCAACATGAAAATCAAAGTTCTCTATCCCGTCATTTATAAACTGATCCTTCATATGCTGTCGAACTTTATCCTTCCAAATTCTCTCTATATTAGAAGGAGAAAAAATGGCACGGAGCTTTGCAGCGCGAATATCAAAACGAGGGGATCTCATGACAGCCTATCATTATATTACCGTGGAGAGAATAAATAAACTCTATCAACCACCAAGAGCGCAATCAATCCGATTTTTGTAAGGAAACGAGATGGATATAGGGAACAAGGGTTCCGTAATGCAGGCAAGACGTTGACTTCAGCCCCCGAGCCGACACTATTCCACCGCATCCAAACAGCCCCCCTCACCCCCGCCGTGCCGCCTCAATCGCCGCCACGTCGATCTTCGTCATCCCCATCATCGCCTGGAACGCCCGCTTCGCTTCCTCGCCGCCCGCCGCCAGCGCATCCGTCAGCACGCGCGGCGTGATCTGCCAGGAAATCCCCCAGCGGTCCTTGCACCAGCCGCAGGCGCTCTCCTGGCCGCCGTTGCCGGTGATGGCGGTCCAATAGCGGTCGGTCTCCTCCTGGTCGTCGGTGGCGATCTGGATCGAGACGGCCTCGCTGTGGCGGAAGGCCGGGCCGCCGTTCAGGCCGAGGCAGGGCAGGCCGGCGACGGTGAACTCCACCGTCAGCACGTCGCCCGCCTTGCCCGACGGATAATCGGCGGGGGCGCGGTGGACGGCGGTCACCGCGCTGTCGGGAAAGGTCGCGGCATAGAATCGCGCGGCGGCCTCGGCATCCTTGTCGTACCAGAGGCAGATCGTGGCTTTGGTGGCGGCCATGTCCCGTCCTTTCGCGCTGGACCCTTCACGCTGGGCCCTTCACCCTGGACCCGGCGGCGGAACCGGGTCCGCCCCCCAACCGCTCCATGCGGTTCAATAGGGTTTTACCACCACGAGTGTCACGATGGCGATACCCCCGGCGATGATGGCCAAAGGGGAGAAGCGCAGCAGGCGGGAGACCGGCCGGGCGCCGGGACGGCCCTCCGCCTCGGCCAGCCGGCGCAGCCCGGCGGCGAGCTTGCCATGCAGCGCCGACAGCAGGACGACGATGGCCAGCTTCGCCACCAGCCACGGCTCCAGCCCCCAGCCGCCGACCACCACCAGGGTCAGGCCCAGCAGCCACGCCAGCCCCATCGCCGGCGTGGTGACGCGGCGGTCCCAGCGGGCGGCGGCGCGCAGCAGGCGGGCCGACCCCGATTCGGCGACGGTCGTTTCGACGGCGGTCGCCGGGGCCAGCGCGCTGATCAGGATGGCGGCGACGAACATGCCGGCCAGCCAAACCGTCACCGCCGTGACATGCAGCCCGATGATCCAGATGTAATCCACCATCGCTCCTTCGCCAACGCCGGGCCGGGTAACGCGGGGCCGGGCCTCCGCCCAGCCCCCACCGGCGGCGACTATACCAGGATCGCGCCGGGGCCAAGGCGGGCGGAGGAGCCCATGGCATGGATTATGAAAATTATCCTACCGCGATCCCGGTTTCGCGCTCACATAGGGGGATGCGAACCGCCACCCCCGGAGCCGTCCGATGCCCCTCCCCGCATGCCCACCCTCTTCCGCCGATCCCCCATCCGCCGGGCATGGACGGATGGAACGGTGAACACACCCCGGAAAAGCGTTTCACGGTGTTTCAAATGTTCCAGTCGCCCCCACCCCATCGGCAAGACCGGCGGGGGCGGCGGCTCAGCCGATGCGGAACTCCTCGCGGTGGATCGCGGTCATCGCCAGCCCCTCCGCTCCGATGGCGCCGCGATACATGCCGGAACAGTTGAAGGGCAGCGCCACCCGGCCGTCGCGGTCGATGGCGATCAGCCCGCCCGATCCGCCGATCACGCTCAGCTCGTCCACCAGATCGGCGGCGGCGCGTTCCAGGCTCTGCCCGGCCCAGCGCATGCGGGCGTCGATCTCGTGGGCGGCGCAACGGCGGATGTAATGCTCGCCATGGCCGGTGGCGGAGACCGCGCAGGTCAGATTGTCGGCGAAGGTGCCGGCGCCGATCACCGGGCTGTCGCCGACCCGCCCCCTGGCCTTGGCCGTCATGCCGCCGGTCGAGGTGGCGGCGGCGAGGTTGCCGTCACGGTCGCGGGCGACGGCGCCGACGGTGCCGTGACGGCGCTGCTCGTCCCCGTCGTCGGCGGCGCCGGAGCGGCGGCGCTCCAGCTCGGCCTGAAGGGCATCCCAGCGCGGCTGGGTGAAGAAATAGGCGGGCTCCTCCATCGCCAGCCCCTGGCGGCGGCAGAGGTCGAGCGCGCCCTCGCCGACCAGCAGCACATGCTCGGTCCGCTCCATCACCGCGCGGGCGGCCAGGATCGGGTTGCGCGGGCCGAACAGCCCGGCCACCGCGCCGGCGGACCGGTCGCGGCCGTCCATGATGGCGGCGTCCATCTCCTGCGTGCCCTCGGCGGTGAAGACGGCGCCGCGGCCGGCGTTGAACAGCGGCTCGTCCTCCAGCGCCATCACCGCGGCGGTCACGGCGTCGAGCGCGCCGCCGCCATCGGCCAGCACCGCATGCCCGGCGGCGAGCGCCCGGCGCAGGCCGGCATGATAGCCCTCGGTCAGCGCCGGGGTCAGGGCGCCGCGCTTGATGGTGCCGGCGCCGCCATGGACGGCCAGCGCGAAGGGCTGCGGGTGGGAGAAGCTCATGGTCACGGGTCTCAGCGCAGGGTGGCCGACATGGCCGACAGGGTGTTGATCCAGCCCAGAACGGCGGCCATGCTGTCGGCGGGCAGACTGATTGTCACGGGACCGGATCGTTCCGCAACCGGAATCAACGCGCCGAGATCGGCCAGCGCCGGGCTGTTCATCTCGATCTCCAGCCGGTATGGCGCCCCCTGCCCACGCGGTGGGACGCGGAAGGGCGGGATGTCCGCCGCCCGGCGGACGGCGCGGGTGGCGGCCTCGCGGATGCGGTCGCGGGCGACGGACGGCGCCACCGCGCGGGCGGCGCGCTGGCCGAGCGCCCGCTTGACCACCACCCGCTCGGCCTGCGGGAACAGCGGTCCCATTTCGGTAGCGAAATGATCGTCGCCGCTCAGCAGGATCACCGGCACGCCGATCTCGCCGGCATAGGCGCCGTAATTGCCGGCCTCCCCCAGCTCCAGCCCGTTCACCCGGACCCGGCCGAAGGCGAAGCTGTTGGTCGTGTGGGCGAGGATGCCGTACTGGCGCGCCGAGCTATGGAAGCCGACGCACATCACCCCCGCCGTGTCCGGCTCCAGCCCGGCGAACATGCCGATCGGCTTGGGGCGGCCCAGGATCAGCTCGGCCGCCGGGTGCAGCTCGTCCGGCAGCAGATTGACCATCGGGCCGTGGCTGTCGTTGACCAGGATCTCGCTGGCCCCGCCGGCCAGCGCGCCCTCGATGGCGGCATTGACCTCGGCGGTCATCAGGCGGCGGGCACGCTCATACTCGGCATTGCCCGGCGTCACCTGCTGTTGGGAAACCACGCCGGCCACCCCTTCGATGTCGGCGGAGATGTAGATCTTCACTCTGTGCTCCCGGAGATCAGCAAGTCGGACAGGCAGGGCCGGCTGGACCCATCGCGCCCGGCCACCGGCGTGGCGGCGGCCAGCGCGTCGAGGACGGCCTCCTGGGTGGCGTCGGCCATCGCCTCGAACAGGGCGTCGATGCGGCGCTCGTTCAGCATGCGCAGGGCCAGGATGTCGGCCCGCTCGTCATGGTCGATGCGGTTGGCGGTGGTGAAGCCCAGCGCGATGTCGCCGCTGCCATGGCCCCAGAAGGAGCCCACCCGCGCCAGCCCGACCCCGGCGCGGCGGATCACCCGGCGCAGCTGGCGATGGTCGAGCGGCGCATCGGTGGCGGCGATGACGATGACGGAGCCCTTCTCGGGCGACTCATCCTTGTCCGGGACGGCGACGCGGCGGCCATCTGGCAGGCGCAGCTCCCCCGGACGGCCGAAATTCGCCAGCACCAGCACCCCCAGGTGATGGCGCTTGCCGTCGAGCTTGAGGCGACGCGAGGAGGTGCCGATGCCGCCCTTGAAGCCGAAGCAGGACATGCCGCGCCCGGCGCCGACCGACCCGACCGCGACCTCCGCCCCGTCCGCTTGGTCGAGGGCGGCGGCCAGCGCGGCGGCG
This portion of the Azospirillum sp. B510 genome encodes:
- a CDS encoding N-acyl-D-amino-acid deacylase family protein, whose protein sequence is MSASLLIKGARVIDGTGAPWFPADVLVERGRIAAIGPMLDAPDAEPLEAQGRFLAPGFIDAHCHDDLIQLRQPGRPEKVAQGVTTVVVGNCSFGLYPRSPDSAGPLREHFGNLLGTVSDQESFADFTAYRAALDGRGTAINLVSLVGHAALRLAVMGWENRAATAQEREAMAALLAEQLRQGAHGLSLGLVYPPSAWADRAELVRLAEVVAAHGALLTAHVRSYEGGLIASVDEFLDLLKAGGASGLLSHLQAAGRPYWGSLPRAVERLEIARRDGTDVSFDMYPYPAGSSTILQLLPPSALAGGVEALLARMADADGLAALRRAVEDGEAPGDAGWESKIRLIGWENVRIGGVGEPDLRTLEGLSLAEIAEVATEQPFDTLVRLVRADRGRTNIVMFQLDGADLETALSHPLHMLGSDGLPRETGKPHPRAFGSFPRYLARALNGEGRLGLEDAVRHMTAVPAQRFGLSERGLVRPGMVADLTLFTADVADRATFQSPTLPPHGITDVLVAGQPVLRGGEHTGARPGRTLTRNRPVRNNPFQSARTE
- a CDS encoding RidA family protein, with the protein product MTNRKPIFAEKAVKPAGQYSHAIVANGFVHVSGQGPHHPETGALPEDFAGEVRQTLRNLEIILKAAGTDLAHVVKVNSYLSDLGRFQEYNAIYAEFFPTEPPARTTIGCQLNNIQVEIDCVAVLPAA
- a CDS encoding D-TA family PLP-dependent enzyme; this translates as MRVDELDTPVPVIDLDRVEHNLTKMQAYCDRHGLALRPHIKTHKLPQFARRQIELGAVGITCQKISEAMVMADAGCTDILLTYPIVGAGKVAPLAELAGKTKLTVALDNAVALDTVAAAATRAGVEIGILVEFDSGDGRCGVQTADEVLTLARRAAGNGLTRFRGLMTYPRGPRTVPFIAEARSLLDGAGIAVETVSVGGTPGCWDTHELPGVTELRVGTYIYHDRATVGAGVATLDECAVHVRATVVSRPTPDRAVLDCGSKTLSSDRVAPSVGEGYGLILDYPDAVIVRVNEEHAVVDLSHCATKPEIGDRVRILPNHVCVVTNLHDRMVVSRDGEVVGNWPVPARGCTR
- a CDS encoding ABC transporter ATP-binding protein translates to MDADLTLDIRNLRTHFTADPGVSKAVDGVSFAVRRNETLAVVGESGSGKSVTSLSAMRLIPSPPGIIAGGEILFRGRDGRVRDLARLGERAMRGVRGNEIGMIFQEPMTSLNPVYTVGDQIGEALRHHRGLDRRAARAEALAMLRKVGIPAAERRLDEYPHQMSGGMRQRVMIAMALACRPTLLIADEPTTALDVTIQAQILDLMRRLQEETGTSILFITHNLGVVAEVAHRVVVMYAGRIVEEGDVRSLLKSPRHPYTRGLLACMPHPGQRRGDGGRLHAIPGSVPSPMNRPPGCSFAPRCGLAEPACTAAEPVLEPVGPGHAVRCRRWRDVQ
- a CDS encoding ABC transporter ATP-binding protein; translated protein: MSSDVVTDAVTGQPLLSVRNLEKRFPVRGGLLQRPVGWVKAVDDLSFDLNRGEVLGLVGESGSGKTTAGRGILRLIEPTAGSIRFDGREITGLDKAGMRALRRRMQIVFQDPYASLDPRQRVREVIGEALTIHGIGTRADRRDRVAALLEKVGLGADAMDRFPHEFSGGQRQRIGIARALAVEPDFIVADEPVSALDVSVQAQVVNLLGDLQRELGLAVLFIAHDLAVVRYISDRVAVMYLGRLMEIAPSDTLYERPRHPYSMALLSAAPAPDPDAPKRRLLLEGDLPSPMNPPSGCVFRTRCPFALPACAEPEARTLREVAPGHSVACVRDDVGVG
- a CDS encoding RNA-directed DNA polymerase; protein product: MRSPRFDIRAAKLRAIFSPSNIERIWKDKVRQHMKDQFINDGIENFDFHVGRKLESKKLSQIILSGDYLPQKAQRILLEKSKGLCRQLVIPAVQDAIVLQCLSDALYSEIKGRAPTKKSFFEPKDHKFSSDQTGYGSFSAWLNFQKALFNFSKTRNFVVVTDIANYYDSISYVHLRNAISSISGVEECIIDMLIYVLSDLLWQPDYTPRIEIGLPQINLDAPRLLAHCFLYELDSFLASDPAIDFVRFMDDIDIGVDSIVEAKKVLRSVDLVLQTKQIRLNSGKTTILTRDEAIKHFRVLENARIDSFKSSVKHRIKSGLSLARHRRVVELRISRGIRNKLFDNGNGEKILKRWLGLASQTDAKIKPEMLESLIKLRPSVRDSVYGLIRSRPLTPSIAKILARSASSGLLVDDAAMVSMANNLVETLVESKRCHLYIKDIIESNDQKQYFGLYSKLWLQSKYGTTDELLMTLRDTEFFWVPHQRLGRLVASFYPLFQNSAEETAFKELLGRTFNPGVREVYKFHASLLKEKDVFNHMFDALKSPNTTRGTGITHAKFLCLLSALRNMSATSHQITVLKTKNYLVFKDCYYKSIAKRLKII
- a CDS encoding VOC family protein produces the protein MAATKATICLWYDKDAEAAARFYAATFPDSAVTAVHRAPADYPSGKAGDVLTVEFTVAGLPCLGLNGGPAFRHSEAVSIQIATDDQEETDRYWTAITGNGGQESACGWCKDRWGISWQITPRVLTDALAAGGEEAKRAFQAMMGMTKIDVAAIEAARRG
- a CDS encoding CopD family protein, which translates into the protein MVDYIWIIGLHVTAVTVWLAGMFVAAILISALAPATAVETTVAESGSARLLRAAARWDRRVTTPAMGLAWLLGLTLVVVGGWGLEPWLVAKLAIVVLLSALHGKLAAGLRRLAEAEGRPGARPVSRLLRFSPLAIIAGGIAIVTLVVVKPY
- a CDS encoding isoaspartyl peptidase/L-asparaginase family protein, producing MSFSHPQPFALAVHGGAGTIKRGALTPALTEGYHAGLRRALAAGHAVLADGGGALDAVTAAVMALEDEPLFNAGRGAVFTAEGTQEMDAAIMDGRDRSAGAVAGLFGPRNPILAARAVMERTEHVLLVGEGALDLCRRQGLAMEEPAYFFTQPRWDALQAELERRRSGAADDGDEQRRHGTVGAVARDRDGNLAAATSTGGMTAKARGRVGDSPVIGAGTFADNLTCAVSATGHGEHYIRRCAAHEIDARMRWAGQSLERAAADLVDELSVIGGSGGLIAIDRDGRVALPFNCSGMYRGAIGAEGLAMTAIHREEFRIG
- a CDS encoding M55 family metallopeptidase encodes the protein MKIYISADIEGVAGVVSQQQVTPGNAEYERARRLMTAEVNAAIEGALAGGASEILVNDSHGPMVNLLPDELHPAAELILGRPKPIGMFAGLEPDTAGVMCVGFHSSARQYGILAHTTNSFAFGRVRVNGLELGEAGNYGAYAGEIGVPVILLSGDDHFATEMGPLFPQAERVVVKRALGQRAARAVAPSVARDRIREAATRAVRRAADIPPFRVPPRGQGAPYRLEIEMNSPALADLGALIPVAERSGPVTISLPADSMAAVLGWINTLSAMSATLR
- a CDS encoding P1 family peptidase, which encodes MPSTRNSVERGSVDAIRRARALGLACGRLKPGPRNAITDVPGVRVGHHTLAEGVLQTGVTAILPHAGNLYRDKPIAAAEVLNGFGKSVGLMQVEELGTLETPILLTNTLSVGTAATALVRHAIAANPDIGRKTATVNPVVMECNDGPLNDIQALAVTEAHAAAALAAALDQADGAEVAVGSVGAGRGMSCFGFKGGIGTSSRRLKLDGKRHHLGVLVLANFGRPGELRLPDGRRVAVPDKDESPEKGSVIVIAATDAPLDHRQLRRVIRRAGVGLARVGSFWGHGSGDIALGFTTANRIDHDERADILALRMLNERRIDALFEAMADATQEAVLDALAAATPVAGRDGSSRPCLSDLLISGSTE